Proteins found in one Vagococcus carniphilus genomic segment:
- a CDS encoding EutN/CcmL family microcompartment protein, with protein sequence MLIGKVSGSLWATRKNEHLNGLKFLLVDIEDETNEETIKTIVAADTEGAGFGDLVLVTTGGSARIALESPGTPVDAAIVGIIDSVERNNQ encoded by the coding sequence ATGTTAATTGGAAAAGTGTCAGGAAGTCTTTGGGCAACCCGTAAAAATGAACATTTAAATGGTTTGAAGTTTCTTTTGGTAGATATTGAAGATGAAACCAATGAAGAAACTATTAAAACAATTGTTGCAGCAGATACTGAAGGTGCTGGTTTTGGTGACTTAGTATTGGTGACAACAGGTGGATCAGCCCGAATTGCACTTGAATCTCCTGGCACTCCAGTTGATGCTGCGATTGTTGGAATTATTGATTCTGTCGAAAGAAACAATCAATAA
- the eutD gene encoding ethanolamine utilization phosphate acetyltransferase EutD yields the protein MATGDINDIVREVVRRVQSQLGVEVEAIERHVHLSRQDIDALFGKGYQLTKAKDLSQPSQFICKERINLVGPKGTLKNVIILGPERQETQVEVSGTDALTLGIKVPVRQSGHISETPGILIMNGVKSLRISKGLIIAKRHVHLTLEDAERFCVTHGEIVQVKINGERPLIFDDVVIRIHSNFATFMHIDYDEANACGYRKGIRGTIIKKTGDNHG from the coding sequence ATAGCAACTGGAGATATAAACGATATTGTTAGAGAAGTAGTTAGAAGAGTTCAATCCCAACTTGGTGTTGAAGTTGAAGCTATTGAAAGACATGTTCATCTATCTCGACAAGATATCGATGCTCTATTTGGAAAAGGCTACCAATTAACAAAAGCTAAAGATTTATCACAACCAAGTCAATTTATATGTAAAGAACGAATTAATCTAGTTGGACCTAAAGGCACCTTAAAAAATGTGATAATACTTGGACCAGAACGTCAAGAAACTCAAGTTGAGGTATCTGGAACAGATGCTCTAACGTTAGGAATTAAAGTTCCTGTTCGACAGAGTGGTCATATTTCTGAGACACCAGGTATTTTGATAATGAATGGTGTAAAAAGCTTGAGAATTTCAAAAGGTTTAATCATAGCTAAACGTCATGTTCATCTAACTTTAGAAGATGCGGAACGTTTTTGTGTAACCCATGGAGAAATTGTTCAAGTAAAAATCAATGGTGAAAGACCTCTGATTTTTGATGATGTGGTTATTCGTATCCACTCTAATTTTGCAACATTTATGCATATTGATTACGATGAAGCAAATGCATGTGGTTACAGAAAAGGTATTAGAGGAACAATTATTAAAAAAACAGGTGATAACCATGGATAA
- the eutM gene encoding ethanolamine utilization microcompartment protein EutM → MNANALGMIETKGLVGAIEAADAMVKAANVTLIGKEQVGGGLVTVMVRGDVGAVKAATDAGAAAAERVGELLSVHVIPRPHSEVDEILPKIG, encoded by the coding sequence ATGAACGCAAATGCATTAGGAATGATCGAAACAAAAGGTTTAGTAGGAGCTATCGAAGCAGCAGACGCTATGGTTAAAGCTGCTAACGTTACTTTAATTGGTAAAGAACAAGTAGGTGGCGGATTAGTAACAGTTATGGTTCGTGGTGATGTTGGTGCGGTTAAAGCTGCAACAGACGCTGGAGCAGCAGCTGCTGAACGTGTTGGAGAATTATTATCAGTTCACGTAATTCCTCGTCCTCATTCAGAAGTTGACGAAATCTTACCAAAAATTGGTTAA
- a CDS encoding acetaldehyde dehydrogenase (acetylating): MVNVVDKDLVSIQEVRNLLNDATEAQKELATFSQEKIDNICKAMMAAAYDNRIKLAKMANEETGFGIWQDKVVKNSFASKAVWDSIKDMKTVGVVKDDTVNKVTDIAVPVGVVAGIIPSTNPTSTVIYKALISIKAGNSIVFSPHPTALKCIKETVDIIRNAAVREGCPAGAISVMTKPTMQGTAELMKHDMTKLILATGGSAMVKSAYSSGTPAIGVGPGNGPAFIEKTANISKAVKHIMDSKTFDNGTICASEQSVVVEEASRQAVVEEFKKQNAYFLTKDEAQILEKFIMRANGTMNPQIVGKSIEAISKLTGLTFPQGTRVLIAEEERVGMKVPYSREKLAPILAFYTTKTWQEACELCIEILTNEGAGHTMVIHTEDENIVREFGLRKPVSRLLVNTPGTLGGIGASTNINPALTLGCGAVGGSSTSDNISPENLFNVRRVAYGMRELDELRGEDINLVENSSTACSVSTPTATSASKDDLINKIVEAVLEKL, from the coding sequence TTGGTAAACGTAGTAGATAAAGATCTAGTATCGATTCAAGAGGTACGTAATTTATTAAATGATGCAACTGAAGCTCAAAAAGAATTAGCAACTTTTTCTCAAGAAAAAATTGACAATATCTGTAAAGCAATGATGGCTGCAGCATACGATAACAGAATTAAATTAGCAAAAATGGCAAATGAAGAAACAGGATTCGGAATTTGGCAAGATAAAGTAGTCAAAAATTCATTCGCTTCTAAAGCTGTTTGGGATAGTATTAAAGATATGAAAACTGTAGGTGTTGTAAAAGACGATACAGTAAACAAAGTAACAGACATCGCTGTACCAGTTGGTGTAGTTGCAGGGATTATTCCTTCAACAAACCCAACTTCAACAGTTATCTATAAAGCTTTAATTTCAATCAAAGCTGGTAACAGTATTGTATTTTCTCCACATCCAACTGCTTTAAAATGTATTAAAGAAACAGTTGATATTATTAGAAATGCTGCAGTTAGAGAAGGTTGTCCTGCTGGCGCAATTAGCGTTATGACAAAACCAACTATGCAAGGAACTGCTGAATTAATGAAACATGATATGACTAAATTAATTTTAGCTACTGGTGGATCTGCAATGGTTAAATCTGCTTATTCTTCTGGTACACCTGCAATTGGTGTAGGTCCTGGTAACGGTCCAGCATTTATCGAAAAAACAGCAAACATTTCAAAAGCTGTTAAACATATTATGGATTCAAAAACATTTGATAACGGAACAATCTGTGCTTCAGAACAATCTGTAGTAGTTGAAGAAGCAAGTAGACAAGCTGTTGTTGAAGAATTCAAAAAACAAAATGCTTACTTCTTAACAAAAGATGAAGCTCAAATTTTAGAAAAATTCATCATGCGTGCTAATGGAACAATGAACCCACAAATTGTTGGTAAATCAATTGAAGCAATTAGCAAATTAACAGGATTAACATTCCCACAAGGCACTCGCGTATTAATCGCTGAAGAAGAACGTGTTGGAATGAAAGTTCCTTATTCTAGAGAAAAATTAGCACCAATCTTAGCTTTCTATACAACAAAAACTTGGCAAGAAGCTTGCGAGTTATGTATTGAAATCTTGACAAATGAAGGTGCAGGACACACAATGGTAATTCATACAGAAGATGAAAACATTGTAAGAGAATTTGGTTTAAGAAAACCTGTTTCTCGTCTATTAGTTAACACTCCTGGTACTTTAGGTGGTATCGGTGCTTCAACTAACATTAACCCAGCCTTAACATTAGGTTGTGGAGCTGTTGGTGGAAGTTCAACATCTGATAACATCAGCCCAGAAAACTTATTCAACGTTCGTCGTGTTGCTTACGGTATGCGTGAGTTAGACGAATTACGTGGTGAAGATATTAACTTAGTTGAAAATTCTTCAACAGCTTGTTCAGTATCAACACCAACAGCAACATCAGCTTCTAAAGACGACTTAATCAATAAAATTGTTGAAGCCGTATTAGAAAAACTTTAA
- a CDS encoding BMC domain-containing protein: MKIEALGLVEIKGFLGAVAAADAALKTADVVLLNAEVIKGGQTTIQLTGDVAAVKVAVDSATAVAENLNCLLSSHVIPRMAEDTAKMVMESVKKKQASKPNKVEEIKPEPVKEEVTEVKEVKPEPAKTEKKNSDVKKEKNTKKKPKTNKK; the protein is encoded by the coding sequence TTGAAAATTGAAGCACTAGGTTTAGTCGAAATCAAAGGTTTTTTAGGGGCAGTAGCTGCTGCTGATGCCGCTTTAAAAACTGCTGATGTCGTTCTTTTAAATGCTGAAGTTATTAAAGGTGGTCAAACAACTATTCAATTAACTGGAGATGTTGCTGCAGTTAAAGTAGCTGTTGACTCAGCTACAGCTGTTGCTGAAAATCTTAATTGTTTACTTTCTAGTCACGTTATTCCTCGTATGGCTGAAGATACAGCTAAAATGGTTATGGAAAGCGTAAAGAAAAAACAAGCGTCAAAACCGAATAAAGTTGAAGAAATTAAGCCAGAACCAGTAAAAGAAGAAGTAACTGAAGTTAAAGAAGTAAAACCTGAACCAGCTAAAACTGAGAAGAAAAACTCAGACGTTAAAAAAGAAAAAAATACGAAAAAAAAACCGAAAACAAATAAAAAATAG
- the eutL gene encoding ethanolamine utilization microcompartment protein EutL produces MINDALGANVLSVKIISNVDAGMAKALNLDPTKHRSLGLVTGDCDDVTYVALDEATKKAVVDVVYARSLYAGAGSASTKLAGEVIGIIAGPNPAEVKSGLDVIVYEIENSPGFISANEDDSIPYYAHLVSRTGTHLSKEAGIKEGESLAYLIAPPIEAMYALDAAIKAADVEVAAFYGPPSETNFAGGLLTGSQSACQAACDAFAQAVQSVAANPKSY; encoded by the coding sequence ATGATTAATGATGCATTAGGAGCTAATGTACTTAGCGTTAAAATTATTTCCAACGTTGATGCTGGAATGGCTAAAGCGTTAAACTTAGATCCAACAAAGCACCGCAGTTTAGGTTTAGTAACTGGGGATTGCGATGATGTTACTTATGTTGCTTTAGATGAAGCAACTAAAAAAGCTGTTGTTGATGTTGTTTATGCTCGTAGTCTTTACGCTGGTGCTGGAAGTGCTAGTACAAAATTAGCTGGTGAAGTTATCGGTATTATTGCTGGACCAAACCCTGCTGAAGTTAAAAGCGGCTTAGACGTAATCGTTTATGAAATTGAAAACAGCCCAGGATTTATCAGTGCTAATGAAGATGATAGCATTCCTTACTATGCACATTTAGTGTCTAGAACAGGTACTCATTTATCAAAAGAAGCTGGTATTAAAGAAGGCGAATCATTAGCTTACTTAATCGCACCACCGATTGAAGCAATGTATGCACTTGATGCAGCAATTAAAGCAGCTGATGTTGAAGTTGCAGCCTTTTATGGTCCTCCATCAGAAACAAACTTTGCTGGTGGGTTATTAACAGGTAGTCAATCAGCTTGTCAAGCAGCATGTGATGCATTTGCTCAAGCTGTTCAATCAGTGGCGGCTAATCCAAAATCATATTAG
- the eutC gene encoding ethanolamine ammonia-lyase subunit EutC has protein sequence MDEKNLKTLIESVLAEMAGKEGQATPAEVVANVQNQVTQEMSNSDIEEGFIPDITEVDIRKQFLIPNAKDEEGYLRMKSFTPARLGLWRSGPRYKTQSMLRFRADHAAAQDAVFSDVPEELVEEMGFTSVVTKCTDKDEYVTRPDLGRQFDEENQAIIKNNTTRGAKVQIIVGDGLSSAAVGANIKEILPSIKQGLKMFDLDFDTPIFVKYCRVGAMDEIGELTDADCVCMLIGERPGLVTAESMSAYLAYKPTVGMPEARRTVISNIHKGGTPAVEAGAYIAEIIKNIIDKKKSGIDLKESE, from the coding sequence ATGGATGAAAAAAATCTAAAGACACTTATTGAATCTGTCTTAGCTGAAATGGCTGGAAAAGAAGGTCAAGCAACACCTGCTGAAGTCGTTGCTAATGTTCAAAACCAAGTAACACAAGAAATGTCAAACTCTGACATTGAAGAAGGATTTATTCCTGATATTACAGAAGTGGATATCAGAAAACAATTTTTAATTCCAAATGCTAAAGACGAAGAAGGGTATTTGAGAATGAAGTCATTTACACCTGCTCGTTTAGGTTTATGGCGTTCAGGACCTCGTTATAAAACACAATCAATGCTACGTTTTAGAGCAGACCATGCAGCTGCACAAGATGCTGTATTCTCTGATGTTCCTGAAGAATTAGTAGAAGAAATGGGATTCACATCAGTCGTTACTAAATGTACTGATAAAGATGAGTATGTGACACGCCCAGATTTAGGACGTCAATTTGACGAAGAAAATCAAGCGATTATTAAAAATAACACAACTCGTGGTGCTAAAGTTCAAATTATCGTTGGTGACGGATTAAGTTCAGCTGCAGTTGGGGCTAACATTAAAGAAATTCTTCCTTCAATTAAACAAGGTTTAAAAATGTTTGATCTTGATTTTGATACACCAATCTTTGTTAAATACTGTCGTGTTGGAGCAATGGATGAAATCGGTGAGTTAACTGATGCTGATTGTGTATGTATGTTAATCGGTGAAAGACCTGGTTTAGTTACTGCTGAATCTATGAGTGCTTACTTAGCTTACAAACCAACTGTTGGAATGCCAGAAGCTAGACGTACAGTTATTTCTAACATTCATAAAGGTGGTACACCAGCTGTTGAAGCGGGTGCTTATATCGCTGAAATTATTAAAAATATCATTGATAAGAAAAAATCAGGTATCGATTTAAAAGAATCTGAGTAA
- a CDS encoding ethanolamine ammonia-lyase subunit EutB: MILKTRLFGKAYEFKSVKEVLAKANEVKSGDTLAGVAATSAEERVAAKVVLAQLQLKDLYNNPVVPYEEDEVTRIIIDDVNKRMYEQIKNWTVEELREYILDFKTNDYEIKQIGRGLTSEMIAAVTKLMSNMDLIYAAQKIIVIKTANTTIGEPGRLSVRLQPNHTTDDIDGITASLLEGLSYGIGDAVLGLNPVDDSTESVMRILNKFEEVKNEWEIPTQTCVLAHVKTQIEAMKKGTPTGLVFQSIAGSEKGNTAFGFNGTDIAEAKALALETGAVAGPNVMYFETGQGSELSSDAHYGADQVTMEARCYGFAKRFDPFMVNTVVGFIGPEYLYDSKQVIRAGLEDHFMGKLSGISMGCDVCYTNHMKADQNDAENLAALLNMANVNFIMGIPHGDDIMLNYQTTGYHETATLRHLMNKRPTREFEKWMEKMGLMEDGRLTEIAGDASIFFKK, encoded by the coding sequence ATGATTTTAAAAACCAGACTTTTTGGTAAAGCGTACGAATTTAAATCTGTTAAAGAAGTACTTGCTAAAGCCAACGAAGTAAAATCAGGAGACACGTTAGCTGGCGTTGCCGCAACATCTGCTGAAGAAAGAGTTGCTGCAAAAGTTGTTCTTGCACAACTACAATTAAAAGATTTGTACAACAACCCAGTAGTGCCTTACGAAGAAGATGAGGTTACTCGTATTATTATTGATGATGTCAATAAGAGAATGTACGAGCAAATCAAAAACTGGACAGTTGAAGAACTAAGAGAATACATCTTAGACTTCAAAACAAATGACTATGAGATTAAACAAATTGGTCGTGGTTTAACATCTGAAATGATCGCTGCTGTTACTAAATTAATGTCTAATATGGACTTAATCTATGCAGCTCAAAAAATTATTGTTATCAAAACAGCAAACACTACAATCGGTGAACCTGGTCGTTTATCTGTACGTTTACAACCTAACCATACAACTGATGATATCGATGGTATTACTGCTTCTTTATTAGAAGGTTTATCATATGGTATTGGGGATGCGGTATTAGGACTTAACCCAGTAGATGATTCAACTGAAAGTGTTATGCGTATTTTAAATAAATTTGAAGAAGTTAAAAATGAGTGGGAAATTCCAACTCAAACATGTGTGCTAGCTCACGTTAAAACTCAGATTGAAGCAATGAAAAAAGGAACACCAACTGGTTTAGTATTCCAATCTATTGCTGGTTCTGAAAAAGGGAATACAGCTTTTGGTTTTAATGGAACTGATATTGCAGAAGCTAAAGCTTTAGCTTTAGAAACTGGTGCGGTTGCTGGACCAAACGTTATGTACTTTGAAACTGGACAAGGTTCTGAGTTATCATCTGATGCTCACTACGGTGCTGACCAAGTAACAATGGAAGCTCGTTGTTATGGATTTGCTAAACGCTTTGATCCATTTATGGTTAATACAGTGGTTGGATTCATCGGACCTGAGTATTTATATGATTCAAAACAAGTTATCAGAGCTGGTTTAGAAGACCACTTCATGGGTAAACTTTCAGGAATTTCAATGGGATGTGACGTATGTTACACAAACCATATGAAAGCTGACCAAAATGATGCTGAAAACTTAGCTGCATTATTAAACATGGCTAATGTTAACTTTATCATGGGTATTCCTCATGGTGATGATATCATGTTAAACTACCAAACAACTGGTTACCATGAAACAGCAACATTACGTCATTTAATGAACAAACGTCCAACAAGAGAATTTGAAAAATGGATGGAAAAAATGGGACTTATGGAAGATGGTCGCTTAACTGAAATCGCTGGTGACGCATCAATTTTCTTTAAAAAGTAA
- the eutA gene encoding ethanolamine ammonia-lyase reactivating factor EutA produces the protein MSEEVVLSVGIDLGTSTTQMIISKLYIKNMASSFTIPRITITDKEVVFKSDIIFTPILENNLIDVKAIENFVKNQYEKAGISKEDIQIGAVIITGETARKENSSNVLQALSGYAGDFVVATAGPDLESIIAGRGAGAQTYSKEKHTTVVNLDIGGGTTNLALFYDDEVFDTGCLDIGGRLIKVDQTTKEIKYIAPKIKEIIRKENLPISLGQRTSVEELTPIIKIMVNVLENSVGLGEPSPYYEEIITNKGLSFNRKIEAISFSGGVADCIHSDLYMDPFQYGDIGLLLGNGIANSKLVSEIEVIESVETIRATVVGAGSHTADISGSTITYKEEILPIKNMPILKLSSQDEQGSRDELADAIEKKMQWYQLEQEFQNIALGIEGEKNPTFQRVLDYAEAIAKGLEPIIKRNEPLVVSVQQDMAKALGQCLHSVLPKDYPFVCIDSVKVENGDYIDIGMPVANGSVLPVVVKTLIFN, from the coding sequence ATGTCGGAAGAAGTAGTATTAAGTGTCGGAATTGACTTAGGAACATCAACAACTCAAATGATTATTTCTAAGTTATATATTAAAAACATGGCATCTTCTTTTACAATTCCAAGAATTACAATTACTGATAAAGAAGTTGTCTTTAAAAGTGACATTATTTTTACACCAATTTTGGAAAATAATTTAATTGATGTAAAAGCCATCGAAAATTTTGTTAAAAATCAGTATGAAAAGGCAGGTATCTCCAAAGAGGATATTCAAATTGGGGCTGTCATTATTACTGGAGAAACAGCAAGAAAAGAAAATTCAAGCAATGTGTTACAAGCTTTAAGTGGTTATGCTGGGGATTTCGTTGTAGCAACAGCAGGTCCTGATTTAGAAAGTATAATTGCTGGGCGTGGTGCAGGTGCTCAAACCTATTCAAAAGAAAAACACACAACAGTAGTTAACTTAGATATAGGTGGGGGAACAACTAACTTAGCCTTGTTCTATGATGATGAAGTATTTGATACAGGTTGTCTAGATATTGGTGGAAGATTAATTAAAGTTGATCAAACAACTAAAGAAATTAAATATATAGCACCTAAGATTAAAGAAATTATTCGTAAGGAAAATCTTCCAATATCATTAGGTCAAAGAACAAGTGTTGAAGAGTTGACACCTATCATTAAAATTATGGTAAACGTTCTTGAAAATAGTGTTGGACTCGGTGAACCAAGTCCTTATTATGAAGAGATTATTACTAATAAAGGTTTATCTTTCAATCGAAAAATAGAAGCTATTTCATTTTCAGGTGGAGTGGCAGATTGTATTCATTCAGATCTTTATATGGATCCATTCCAATATGGAGACATTGGTTTATTACTAGGAAATGGTATTGCTAATTCTAAATTAGTTTCCGAAATTGAAGTGATAGAGTCGGTTGAAACGATTCGAGCTACAGTAGTAGGAGCAGGTTCTCATACAGCTGATATTAGTGGTAGTACGATTACCTATAAAGAAGAAATCTTACCAATTAAAAATATGCCAATTTTAAAACTATCAAGTCAAGATGAACAAGGCTCTAGGGATGAATTGGCAGATGCTATTGAGAAGAAAATGCAATGGTATCAATTGGAACAAGAATTTCAAAATATTGCTTTAGGAATTGAAGGGGAGAAAAACCCGACATTTCAACGTGTGTTGGACTACGCAGAAGCAATCGCTAAAGGTTTAGAACCAATTATAAAAAGAAATGAACCTTTAGTTGTAAGTGTCCAACAAGATATGGCGAAAGCATTAGGACAATGTTTACACAGTGTTCTACCAAAAGATTATCCATTTGTTTGTATTGACAGTGTTAAAGTTGAAAATGGAGATTACATCGATATTGGAATGCCAGTAGCTAATGGTAGTGTTCTACCAGTTGTAGTAAAAACATTGATTTTTAATTAG
- a CDS encoding sensor histidine kinase, producing MIDKNIYELSHKYSSLSDSDIDELIKEARKIEETNRYQEEDVFIDILSDVTDEAVVVYHRPPKDNDSIYKDNVVGKIAKRLNEPGVYRTFETALITEGLLAKTQENQWIRQKVFPLRNNQKTIGVLIVEFPVKEIRSEGSNNVAANNMKVVDTTSLFYSTLMDNLDEAILIFDEDGYLIMNNDVANSYYFHFGYIEKIIGLHYDNLSLDTTTFEQLIYLKDTEKWKNVSKKEIVFGSSHFQMKRFFDKKTGMFTMILHDKTEIYNREVEIVEKSVAIKEIHHRVKNNLQSIVSLLRIQSRRSSNQEVVKLLRESENRILAISATHELLSRKVDNDVSLIEVLDLTISNCNRAFLDNKKVQIEKNIDPTIRMDSDKTVTVALIVNELIQNSFEHGFLTENQDNQIKVDVEKLEDNMVSVVIKDNGSGYNTEKSESNSLGLKIVTSYVKDKLRGKLKIISSRTGTSTYFSFKI from the coding sequence ATGATTGATAAGAATATTTACGAGTTAAGCCATAAGTATTCAAGTTTAAGTGATTCTGATATTGATGAGCTGATAAAAGAAGCTAGAAAAATCGAAGAAACAAATCGGTATCAAGAAGAAGATGTTTTTATTGATATCTTATCTGATGTAACAGATGAAGCAGTTGTTGTTTACCATCGTCCACCAAAAGATAATGACTCCATTTATAAAGATAATGTAGTAGGAAAAATTGCTAAACGATTGAATGAACCAGGTGTTTATCGAACGTTTGAAACAGCTCTAATTACTGAAGGGCTTCTTGCAAAGACGCAAGAGAACCAGTGGATTAGGCAAAAAGTTTTTCCGTTACGAAATAATCAAAAAACAATTGGAGTATTAATTGTGGAATTTCCAGTAAAAGAAATTAGAAGCGAAGGATCAAACAATGTTGCTGCGAATAACATGAAAGTTGTTGATACAACTTCATTGTTCTATAGTACATTGATGGATAATCTTGATGAAGCGATTTTAATATTTGATGAAGATGGTTACTTGATTATGAATAACGATGTGGCAAATAGTTACTATTTCCATTTTGGTTATATTGAAAAAATAATTGGTCTTCACTATGACAATCTTTCATTAGACACAACAACATTTGAACAATTGATTTATTTAAAAGATACAGAAAAATGGAAAAATGTTAGTAAAAAAGAAATAGTATTTGGAAGTTCTCACTTTCAAATGAAACGTTTCTTTGATAAAAAAACTGGCATGTTTACTATGATTCTGCATGATAAAACCGAAATTTATAATCGTGAAGTTGAGATTGTAGAAAAATCGGTGGCAATCAAAGAAATTCATCATCGTGTAAAAAATAATCTTCAAAGTATTGTTTCTTTACTGAGAATACAATCAAGAAGGTCAAGTAATCAAGAAGTCGTTAAATTGTTGAGAGAAAGTGAAAATAGAATTTTAGCAATCTCAGCAACTCATGAATTATTATCGAGGAAAGTGGATAATGATGTCTCCTTAATCGAGGTTTTGGATTTAACTATTTCTAACTGTAATCGAGCTTTTTTAGATAATAAAAAAGTCCAAATTGAAAAAAATATTGACCCGACTATTCGAATGGATAGTGATAAGACAGTAACAGTTGCCTTGATTGTTAATGAGTTAATTCAAAACAGTTTTGAACATGGTTTTTTAACAGAAAATCAAGACAACCAAATTAAAGTCGATGTTGAAAAACTTGAAGATAACATGGTGTCTGTTGTTATTAAGGATAATGGATCTGGCTATAACACAGAAAAATCTGAGAGTAATAGTTTAGGATTAAAAATCGTTACAAGTTATGTTAAAGATAAATTGCGAGGTAAGTTAAAAATTATCTCAAGTCGAACAGGAACATCAACTTATTTTTCTTTTAAAATTTAA
- a CDS encoding ANTAR domain-containing response regulator: MKGKIIIVDDEPLTRVDLRDMLELENYDVVGEAADGFEAIELAKKHQPDLVIMDIQMPLLDGLNAGKKIMSEKLANSILMLTAYSDVNHREKAMGFGASGYLVKPLDEKSFIPMVEVAITKGKEVSKLEKNVDKLSEKLEQRKVIEKAKGILMANQSIDEEAAYKQIRKLSMDKRCPMIDVAEMLVMAND, translated from the coding sequence GTGAAAGGAAAAATTATCATTGTGGATGATGAACCTCTTACAAGAGTTGACTTGAGAGATATGCTAGAATTGGAAAATTATGATGTAGTTGGCGAAGCTGCAGATGGTTTTGAAGCAATTGAACTAGCTAAAAAACATCAACCAGATTTAGTTATTATGGACATTCAAATGCCATTATTAGATGGTTTGAATGCCGGTAAAAAAATTATGTCAGAAAAATTAGCTAATTCAATATTAATGCTTACAGCATATAGCGATGTTAATCATCGTGAAAAAGCAATGGGCTTTGGAGCTTCAGGGTACTTAGTCAAACCTTTAGATGAAAAATCTTTTATTCCTATGGTGGAAGTCGCAATCACTAAGGGAAAAGAAGTTAGTAAACTCGAAAAAAATGTAGATAAATTATCCGAAAAATTAGAGCAGCGAAAAGTGATTGAAAAGGCCAAAGGAATTTTAATGGCGAATCAATCGATTGATGAAGAAGCTGCTTACAAGCAAATTCGAAAATTAAGTATGGATAAACGTTGTCCGATGATTGATGTAGCAGAAATGCTAGTGATGGCTAATGATTGA
- a CDS encoding BMC domain-containing protein, translating to MEEKQRLIQEYVPGKQVTMAHILANPNQDSYDKLGIINDGQSAIGILTITPSEATIIAVDTALKAGDVEVGFVDRFSGTVVLTGDLSAMEEAFIAVLRFLEETLGFSITKVTKT from the coding sequence TTGGAAGAGAAACAACGATTAATCCAAGAATATGTTCCAGGAAAACAAGTCACGATGGCCCACATTTTAGCTAATCCTAATCAAGATAGCTACGATAAATTAGGTATTATCAATGATGGACAGAGTGCTATAGGGATTCTAACCATTACACCTAGTGAAGCAACTATTATTGCTGTTGATACAGCTCTTAAAGCCGGTGATGTTGAAGTAGGCTTTGTTGACCGATTTAGTGGAACAGTGGTTTTAACAGGAGATTTATCAGCAATGGAAGAAGCATTTATAGCTGTTCTTCGGTTTTTAGAAGAAACGTTAGGTTTTTCTATCACTAAAGTTACCAAAACATAG